The Chloroflexota bacterium genomic sequence GTCTCTCTCGTAGAGCGCGCCGAGGCGTTCCGTCAACATCGCGCAGAAGCAATCTTACAAAATCCGACCCTAAAACAGAGAGAAACCAACAAAAAGCAAGGGGTTGTTGTATGGCATTTCCTTCCTTTCCAATCTTTCTCGCCAGGTTTTCAAATAGATTTGAGCAACGACGAGACCTTACAAGGCTTTTACAAGCTAAAAGATGTTCATAGAGGAAGGTTCAATTTCGAGGGATACCAACGAGGTAACTGGTACGAAGACTCGCTCCTTGAAGAATACTGGCAAGTTTTCAGAGATGGGAAAATAGAATATGTATCCGCACGAACTATTATGACTGTTCATGACAAGGTTTCCTTGCCATTAGGGCGCATAGACTACCTTACGGCAAACTTCTGGCTCCCTAATTTATCTTTGCTCCAAAAATTACTACATCTTTCCCCCCCTTATCTCATGGGGCTATCAATACTGAACATACAAGGATTAACTCCCTTTATCAATCCATCCAAAACATTTAGTATACCTACACCGATCCCCAACCGCGACCATTTATTTTTCCCTTACCAAGCACTTGAAGACTGGTCACAAGGCTCCTTGTTTGAAGCATTACACAACCTGCTTGAACAGTTTTGGCAAAGTTTTGGAATCTCCCAAGACTTGTACTTTGAGGATGACGTAACAAAAGCACTGGACACAATCTTCCTAATGGAATAAGCGAACTCTTCGCTTTATAAAAACAGCACGGCGGGTAGCCGTGCTGTTTGCGTTTGGGGGTCAGGCATAGGCAGGGATATTCACGGGCAAGCGCACAGGATGACGGTGGAAGAAAGCGGCAAGCGCGTCTTCCGTAAGCATCCACGCTGTAGAGGGCAGTCGTGAGACGACCTCCTCCTTGAAAACGCCCTTCAAATCCTCGGCGGCTTCCTCGTTGCCGAGACAATCCGCCAGGATGGAGAGCGCCAAATCCGCCGGGCCGCTGCCAGCGTAGCCCCACTCGAAGCCTGTAGGGCTGTGCATCTCCACGTGGCGCAAGAGGAAAGAGTTTCCATCCCGCACCACGTGCACCCGCGGCCCTTCGGCGGTGCGGAAGCCCACATAGGCTACGCGAGCAGCAGCCATCGAAGCCATGAGCACATGCTTACAGATATGCCCGTGGCCGTGGCGCTGCCAGTCGGGGCAGGTGCAGACGGGCATTCCTGCCCCAAAGCGCACTTTGTAGGCCGTGCCGTCGGTTTTTGCCACCTGATAAAGACCAGGCCGCAACTCGCTGACGGTGTACTCGCCCTTTGCCAGCCCTTCCACCGCGCGCTGGTAGCGCGCGGCAAGGGCGGTTTGCGTGGCGGGTTTCCGCCGGCGCGGGCTTTTGCGTTGCCCGCTGATGGCAGCGCCCAACCTGGCCGCTTGGGTGCCAGTAAGACCGTACATGACTCA encodes the following:
- a CDS encoding SWIM zinc finger family protein → MYGLTGTQAARLGAAISGQRKSPRRRKPATQTALAARYQRAVEGLAKGEYTVSELRPGLYQVAKTDGTAYKVRFGAGMPVCTCPDWQRHGHGHICKHVLMASMAAARVAYVGFRTAEGPRVHVVRDGNSFLLRHVEMHSPTGFEWGYAGSGPADLALSILADCLGNEEAAEDLKGVFKEEVVSRLPSTAWMLTEDALAAFFHRHPVRLPVNIPAYA
- a CDS encoding ATP-binding protein, with amino-acid sequence MEKQMYPTISSVVELKALIDNQVEESKWLDYKREIHLSSDKDKREFLKDVSAFANTEGGYLVYGVAEQEGRPANIIGVEGNIDEIKLRMEQILETGLNPRLYGHTITPYTLEGKTVLVIHIPVSWNRPHMVLKDDYRFYERTNAGVARMDVSGLKNAFLEAVSLVERAEAFRQHRAEAILQNPTLKQRETNKKQGVVVWHFLPFQSFSPGFQIDLSNDETLQGFYKLKDVHRGRFNFEGYQRGNWYEDSLLEEYWQVFRDGKIEYVSARTIMTVHDKVSLPLGRIDYLTANFWLPNLSLLQKLLHLSPPYLMGLSILNIQGLTPFINPSKTFSIPTPIPNRDHLFFPYQALEDWSQGSLFEALHNLLEQFWQSFGISQDLYFEDDVTKALDTIFLME